AAGAAAATACCTCAGCGGGTTAAGGTATGTGCCGTACTGTACAGCCGGCGGCATATTCTCAATCGGGAACATAAGCCCTGATAAGAGTACGGCAGGTGCAAAGAAGAGGAACGTTGCCATCATGGCCTGTTGCTGAGTTCTCGATATTGTGGAAATAAACAATCCTATGCCGAGAACCGACAGGAGATAGATGGCAGTGCAGAAAAACAGGAGCGTAAGCGAGCCTGCAATAGGAATGGAAAACCAGAATACACCTACCGTAGTCACAAGGAACATATCGAAGAATCCTATCATGGCAAAGGGGATGGTCTTGCCCAGTATGAGTTCAACAGGTTTAAGAGGCGTCACCATAAGCTGTTCCATGGTGCCCATCTCCCTTTCCCGCACAATTGCCATTGCGGTCAGGAGAAGGCATATGAGCATTACCATAATAGCGATAATACCCGGCACATTATAGTTTCTGCTTGTGAGATCAGGGTTGTACCATGCCCTTGGACGCACTTCGAATTTGACCGTATTTGCCCGAACCTTCTGAACGCTCAAATCACCTGCGTATTTCATAATGATTCTGTTTGCGTATCCCATGGCCACAAGAGCCGTGTTTGAGTCTGTCCCGTCAACAAGGACCTGTATTTCTGCCTGTTTCCCCTTTTTCAGGTCTGAGGAAAAGCCGCGGTTTATCTGAATAGCCGCTGTGATCTTCCCCCTGTCGAACAAATCCTGAATAGCATCATTTGAAGAAATATCGTAATCCATGCTGAAATATTTCGAGGCGCTGAACCTTCTTGCAAGCTCGCGGCTTTCATAGGATTTGTCAAGGTCATATAATGCCGTCCGTATACTGTTAACATCCGTTGTAACCGCATAGCCGAAAACAATCAATTGCATAATCGGCGTACCAAAGATGACTGCCTTCATGCGCCTGTCCCTGAAAATCTGGATAAACTCCTTTATTACCATCCTTTTTATCCGCTCAAACATGGTTCATTCTATCCTTTTTTTGAATTTCTTCAAAGCCAGCACAAACACCAAAATGCCAAAGACAGACAGAAGCAATGTCTCCGGCAGCAGAAAAGACAGGGTGTTTCCTTTCAAGAATATCCCCTTGAGTATGGCAACAAAATACCGGGCCGGAAAAATATAAGTTATGATCTGAAGGGGCCTGGGCATGTTGAATATGGAAAACATAAAACCTGACAAAAGCAGCGCAGGCAGATATGACACAATCAAAGATGCCTGACATGCTACGATCTGTGATTTTGTAACAACCGAGATAAGTATACCCATGCTTAAACCGCCAAAAAGGAATATACTGGACAAGGTTATGAGTAAAAAGATGTTGCCTTTAAGGGGAACGCCAAAGAGGTATATAACTATCAGAATTGACATGACCATATCAATTAAGCCGATGAGAAAATACGGTATCAACTTGCCCAGGATCAGCTCCGGCGTTTTCACAGGTGTGGATATGAGCTGTTCCATGGTGCCCCTCTCCCATTCTCTTGCTATGGTGAGTGATGTAAGAAGCGCTGCGATAATTGACATTATAACGGCGATCAGTCCCGGTATGATAAAATTCCTCGATTTCAGCTCAGGGTTGTACCAGACCCTTGTACGGGCATCAATGAGCGGCGTTATTCGGCTGCCTGTAAGTCTGTTGGCATAGATGTCCGATATGCCTGTTATATAACCAAGCGCAATAGTTGCCGTGTTTGAATTGCTCCCGTCAACGACTATCTGAATCTGTGCGTTCCTGCCTGTCCTTATGTTTTTTGAAAAGTCTTCCGGGATGGATATTGCTGCTTTCGCCTTCCCTGAATCAAGATATCTGTTTATTTCATCATGTCTGTCCATATAGCCGACTATAGAAAAATAACCTGATTCTTTAAATTCCCTGATAAATTCCCTGCTCAGACTGCTTTTGTCACGGTCGTAAACCACGGTTGAGAGGTTGTCAACATCGAGAGTAATGGCATATCCAAAGATAAAAAGAAGTATAACGGGCATTAAAAATGCCATGGCAAGGCTTAAAGGGTCGCGCCGTATCTGGATCAACTCCTTTTTAGCGATTGCCTTTATGCGCAACAGTTTCATATCATGCAACCTCTATCAGGGTGACGAATACGTCTTCTAAAGAAGGTACGATCTTTTTTATGCTGCCCACTGTAATACCGGATGTTTTAAGTATCTCTTCAATTTGAGGGAGCGCCGTTCCGGCGTTTTCCACAATTATATGGAGTGTGCTGCCAAAAATAGCTGCCTGAACATTATGCCCCTCCAGCGCCTCCATTGCTTCCACAACCCTGTCAACCTCTATCTCAAGGACATCTCTTGTCATGTATCTACCTTTCAGCTCAGAGGGTTTGCCCTGAGCTATGAGTTTTCCTCTGTAGATCAGACCGAGTCTGTGGCAATATTCCGCTTCATCCATATAGTGGGTCGTCACAAATACAGTAGTCCCTGCCTTTGACATTTCGTTGATAAGTTCCCAGAAACGGCGTCTTGATAAAGGATCAACGCCCGATGTAGGCTCATCAAGGAAAAGTATCGTAGGTTCATGGAGTATTGCGCAGCCCAGGGCAAGTCTCTGCTTGAAACCTCCCGGGAGTTCTTTTGTAATGGCGTCCCGCCGGTCCATGAGCCCTGCCATATCAAGAACCCATTCCTTCCTTGCCATTTTCTTTTCCTTGGGGACACCGTAAATGCCGCTGAAAAAATCTATATTTTCAGCTATCGTGAGATCGTCATAGAGGGAAAACCTCTGGGACATATAACCGATATGTTGTTTTATCTGCTCTGACTGGCGTACGACATCATACCCCCCTAAGGTTCCATTCCCCTCAGTGGGAGCCAGAAGCCCGCAAAGCATCCTGATAGTCGTTGACTTGCCTGCACCGTTCGGTCCGAGGAACCCGTATATCTCACCCTTCATAATACTGAGACTTACATCGTCTACTGCAACGAAATCCCCGAATTTCCGGGTCAAACCTTCAACATTTACCGCAATATCTTCAACAGATTTGTCCTGATTCATTAGATTCCTGTCTCTACTCCTGCTCTAAGGAATTGTTTCAGTTTAATAGGTCCAATAGGAATTATAGTACCTATTAACTGCTGTAGACCCTATTAACTGTTTCTGCTTCATTGCTTCACCATTGAAATAAATACATCCTCTATAGAAGGCAATATCTCCCGGTAATCCTTTATCTCCATGCCTTCAACCTTCAACTTCTCAATAATTTCAAAAACCATGCTCTTTTCCACAAGGGTAATATGGAGCCTGTCGCCGTAGATGCTCACACCCTGAACACCTTTCATGCGAACAACAACCTCCCTTGCAGCATGGGCATCATCACTCCACAGCTCTAACATGGGAAGTTTGATAGCTTTTTTAATTTCAGCAGGTTTGTCCTTTACGAGCAGCTTTCCGTTGTATAAAAGCCCGATCTCCGTACACCGCTCAGCCTCATCCAGATACGCAGTAGAGACAAAGATTGTTACATGCTCTTTCAACAGACCGTAGAGTATTTTCCAGAAATCCCTCCGCGATACCGGATCAACACCGTTTGTCGGCTCATCGAGGAAAAGAATCTCAGGCGTATGGATAAGGGCACAGGCAAGTCCGAGCTTCTGCTTCATCCCTCCGGATAGCTTTCCTGCAAGCCTGTCCGTAAAGGGTGTGAGATTGCTGAAGCCAAGGAGCTGCTCGATCCTTGAAGGCCGCTTGCTTTCAGGGACATCATAAAGGTCTGCGTAAAAAAGAATATTTTCCATAACGGTAAGGTCTTCGTAGAGGCCGAACCGCTGAGACATATAACCGATGTTCTCCTTTATCTGCTCGCCCTCTGTAATAATGGAGCGGGACCCAACCCATGCATCACCGGATGTAGGCTCCATAATAGCGGCAAAGAGTCTCATAACCGTTGTTTTCCCTGCTCCGTCCGGGCCGACAAGACCAAAAAGTTCACCTTTTCTGACTTCAAGGTTGAGGTTATCAACAACTACATTGCCGGCAAAGGTCTTTGTCAGATTTTCAGTTTTTATGGCAATGTCGTTCAATATAAACCTCGTAACATATAATACCCGGTCAACATGGAGGGGGATTCAAAAATCATTACGGCTTTAATTCAATCCTCACATCTGCTGGCATGCCGGGCTTCAATTCATCATTTACATTTTTTACCCTTACTTTCACACCGAATACGAACTTAACCCGCTCTTCCTGCGTCTGAACATTTTTCGGGGTAAATTCCGCCTCGGACGATATAAACGTAACAGTGCCTTCATATACCTTCCCTTTAAATGTATCGACTGTTATTCTTGTCTTTTGCCCCAGTTTTATCCGGCCAAGCTTGTCCTCTTTCACATATACCTTGATCCACGGCTGCTCAAGATCGCCTATCGTTACAACAGGCGTGCCTGAAGCAATAGTCTCACCGGCTTCGACATGCTTCCTCAGTACAACACCGTTCACAGGGGCATAGATCATCGTATCCTTTAACCTTTCCTCTGATGCGGTAAGCGCTGCCCGGGCTTGTTTAACACGGTGTCCCGCGATGTTGATTTCTTCTTTTCTCGGCCCTTCCCTGACGAGGCTCAACACCTCAAGGGCATTCCTGTGGAGGGCTGTACGGGCATCGTAGGCGCTTCTTGCAACATCAAACTGGGATGCAGATATGGCACCATTTTTGTAAAGTATCTCTGCCCTTTCATAATCTTTTTTTACCTTTTGCAGCTCTGCTTCCTGGGCATTCATCTGCGCTTTAGCCTGCTCTATCTCCTGAGAACGGGAACCGGCTGACAGCTCTGCAAGTTTTGTAGTTGCCTCATCCAGGGATGCCCTGCCCTGGGCCACTACTGAAGCGATCTCTGCACTGTCGAGTCTGGCCAGCAGATCACCGGCTTTTACCTTATCGCCTTCATCCACAAGGCGTTCCGTAACCCTGCCGGGTGCTTTAAAGCCCACGTTTGTCTCTGTTACCTCAACATTGCCGGAAAGGATCATTGCCCCGTTGTCTTTTTGCTCTTTGAGGTTATACACGACCAGGAAAGTTATCCCTATGACAATCACAGCTAAAACTATCAAAATTCTCTTTTTCTTCATTTCCCTGCCTCCCCGTCATCCCTGTCTTCGCCAATAGCCTTCCTCAAATAAGCAATGGCAGTCTCTCCATCAAAAATTGCCTGATAATAATCCGTTTCCGCCCTTAAGAGGGTTGTCTGCGCATCAATTACATCCTGGCTCATACCGGTACCTGTATCATATTTGAGTAATTCTATTCTGAGGTTTTCGCGTGCGCTCTCAATGGCCTTTCGGGTAACTTCTAACCTCTCCTGTACATTTGCAATGCTCAGATGGGCATCTCTCACCTCACGGGTTATGGCGTGCTTTAACGAGCGTTCTTCCTCTTTTGCCTTTTCCAGTTGCACCTTTTCCCTGTTTATCTCCGATTTTATAGACCCGCCGTCCATAATGGGCATCGTCAATTTCACGCCGTAATACCAGTTCTCTCTGAATCCGGTGTCACTGCCGGCAGCACCGCCATACTGGCCGGCTACAAAAATATCAGGGAGTCTCCTGCCTTCAGCTATCTTTATTCGTTCTTCACTGATAAGCCTCTTTTTGGCAGCGGCTTTATAATCCGGTCTCCTAGATAATGCCATGTCCGCGCTTTCTGCAAGGGCAGGACGGGATACATCCGCAGTCTTTTCATGAACAATGGAAATCCTGACGTTCATATCGTCCATACCCATGAGGGTCTTTAAAAGCTCGTAGGCGCTTGCAAGGCTGTTCTTTACAAGAAGTCTGTTTTCCATCGCATGGGCAAGCTCAACTTCTGTCTTAAGCAGATCGAGCCTCGGCGCAACACCTGTTTTAAGATAGACCTCCACGTTTCCTTTATGCACCTCAAGCTGTTTCACCGATGCATCATTGGCAAGAAGTAGTTTTTCAAGCTGTGCAATCTTGTAATATATGCTTGAGATGTTATAAACAAGCTCCTGCTTACTCATCCTGTAATTGTCCTCGGCAACCGTCTTTTTCATTTCAGCTACATTTACACCCCTGAAGAGTCTTCCACCCTTGAATATAGGTAGCTTGAAGGAAACACCGGCATCCCATAAGGTACTTCTGAATAAAGGAAAATCAGTTCCCGGACCTATAGGCGGCACTATTACAATGGGCGTGAGAGGGGTATCATAACGATACCGGGTAATGCCGCCGCCTGCATCGATCTTCGGCATTCTGTCAGCCTTTGCCGAGTCTATCCCGTACGTTTCCGCTTCTATATCCTTTGCAGCTATCCTGATCCTCGGATTGTTTTTCATGGCATATCTGATTAACATTGAAAGCGTATATTTATTGCAATCCTCTCCGGTCAGGGATTTATCTCCTGACAACCCTGCCGTGTTGGCCGACAGGTAATGCTGCCCCGTTTCCTGTGCATAAGAAGGGGCATGATGCGCCGTACAGATCAGGACAATAATAATAACAGCAATGCATTTAACCATATTTATTCTTTTTTTGATCAACATTTCAGTACCATTCCCTTTCATTTGCCCTTTCATTTGCCCTTTCATTTGCCCTTTCATTTGCCTTCTCCTTCAACATGCCCGCCGAGAGATTTGATTGCCTCTACTGAAAATACGGTTATATGGTCTGCTATAGATTCTATCTCCTCTGTCCTGAAGTTGTCCTGGTGAAAAAGTTTCTTGATTACATGCTTTGCATAAACAAAAAAAAGACACTGGCTGACTATGCTTAAACAACAAAAACGAATTGTCTCTTCGCTCGACGGTTTTTGAAGTATTTTCTGTGCAACAGAAGAAAGAAATACAAAAGTAGGCTGTATCGTTTCTTCAATCAGGATATCAAGCGCCTTCGTAGGTTCCATATACTCCCTTGCAACAAGTTTCCCGAACCAGGAATACTGGCCTTCTTCAAGCGTCCGAAAGAGAAAGGATCTTATAAAAAACCTGAGATGTTCTTCCGGGGTTTTATGTTCATCTATCCGGAGATCGAGGGGATATTTTTGAAAAGCCACCTCCCGCCAATATTTCAAAACTGAGACGTAAAGACTCTCCTTGTCACCGAAATGATAATTTACGGCAGCAATATTTACATTGGCCTTCTTACATATATCCCTCACCGTTGCATTTCTGAATCCGTTTTCGGCAAAAGCTTCTCCGGATGCTTCAAGAATACGTTCACGTGTACTTAGGCTGATTTGTTTACTATTCTCCATAAACCTCATTTATAAACATTTGTTTTAATTATATGTTTAAAACAATTGTTTTATTTTGTCAAGTATTCTTTCAAAGAAGGTGCGCAAATAATTTTCTTCCTTTTGAGGGCAGTCATTGTTATATTTCTATAGTTTATTATAGATTTATGCTTACGGAAGGAGCAAGGTGGTATATATTAATAGTACCACAGGTTTACCAGTGGGAATCTGTAAATGGAAAAGGGATAAAAACAACTTTTTTCTGGAAATGATTGCATGGGTTTTTTCAGGAACAGTGAGGTATATTTAACATGGACAATCGATTACCTGATTTATTGAAAGCTTGTGAGAAAGGCGATTCGGCAACTGTAAGGATTATGTTGGGCAGGGGCGCCGACATAAATGTGGCGGACAATAATGGATCGACTCCGATCTTCTATGCTTCTATGTATGGTTTTGCCGATACGGCAAGGGTACTTATCGATCATAACGCAGATATTAACGCAAAGAATAATCTCGGCAATACACCCCTCATGTATGCATGCACATCAGGTCACGCAAACGTTGTTAAGTTACTGCTGTCCAGAAATACCGATGCAAATCTAAAAGACAAGTTTGACGATACCTGTATCATCATTGCAAGCAAAAGAGGCTACATAGAAGTTGTGAAACTGCTTGCTGCCTATAAAGCGGATTTAAACGCCAGGGACAGGCACGGCAATACCTCTCTGATGCATGCCTGCCTGAGTTCACACACGGGAATAGCCGCTTTTCTCATAGAAAACAACGCCGACCTGTCGGCTGCCAACGACAAAAATCAAACTGTCCTCGATATTGCCGTCAAGATGAGACTTGATAAGATAGCTGATGTTATAAAGAAGAAAACATAAAGGCAGGATCAATACAAAACTTACATAATTTTGATGATTTCATAAGTCCGTTTACCTCCAGGGGCAGAAAAATTCACTTCATCTCCTACAGATTTGCCCATTAATGCCCTGCCGAGAGGCGAACTCATGGAAATTTTACCATTTTGGATATCGGATTCGTAGGGACCTACCAATTGATAAACCACCTCTTCGTCGGTATCAAGATTCATCAGGGTAATATTGCATCCGAATTCAACGTTTTCACCTCCAGCCTTTTTCACGTCTACAACTTCTGAATTCGTGATCATCACTTCTACTTCGGCAATCTTTTTCTGGAGGAACTGGTATTCCTCTTTTGCAGCATCCAATTCGGCATTTTCCGAAATATCACCATGAGCCCTTGCCTCTTCTATCGCAAGTATAATTTTCGGCCTTTTGACGGTAAGCAGCAACTCGCGTTCTTTCTTCAGATTTTCATAGCCTTCACGTGTAATAGGTGATTTCATATCGACCCCCAATATAATCCGAGCATAAAAAACAATAACACTGTTTCATGCAGATTTTCAATACGTTTCAACTCATATCCCTGCATCTTAAGGGAAAATCAGCATTATCGCCTGCCGGGATTGTAGTAGATTTATTAGAATTCAATTACAGAATTACTTTGATGTTTTGTCCGTTCCGATGCATTTTCCATCGTAATAATCCCACACATTACACATACTTCCATTTTTAAAGGTACAGTTTCCCTGTTCATTATCCATGTTGTTATTCCCTGTAGCTGTATACATTCCCCCTGTAATCACACAAATTCTTGCAGCAGGGGTTACATAACCGGTAACCTTTACACCGCCTACAGGGCATTCTCCTCTGAACATAGCCCATTCCTCGCACTGACGGTTCTCTTTAAATATGCAAATACCGTATTCTCCTCCATCACCCCTTTTTTGGATAGAGAGTGTTCCGCCCTTGTTTACGCAGTTGACTGAAGCTGGATTGGCAATAGCAGCCTTATTCATACCGGCGCATCCAACGGGGAAGACGATTGCTAAAATAAGAAATGTAATTGAAGTAAAAATAACAACTAATTTTTTCATATAAACCCTCCGGATACAGTTACTATATCCTTACTACCTTCAGGAGTATTATTATTTCTCCTGCTCGCCAATCAACGGCAGCACCTTGTCTATGCGGAAATAAACGAGATAGCGTTTTTCCTTCTGCTGGTCTTCTGGTACTGTGTAAGATTTTCTCCATCTTATTTTTGCAATGGCTTCTGGATCGGTTTCTTCTTTAATCCTGGAAAGATACAATCTTTTTCCAACGAACTTTTCTCCAGCCTCTATGAAAATATATGCAGCATGAGGGTTTGACCTTAAATTTTCATGGGTCAGACGTTCAGTCATAATATATGCAATAGTTTCCTCATCGATGAAATGTGGCCTCGAATAAATAGCCACATTTACCTTTCCCTCTGAATCTGCCGTTGCCAGTACTCCATAGCCGGTTACATTTTCAAAATATTCACTGAGATCCATCAATGCCCTCCTGTATAATCCGAAAGTAATGTAAATATATATTCATTATAGCAAGATTTCATCTATAGACAATGATTTTTTAACATAGGCCTTATCATATAAATAAAGTTTCTGTTGCTAAAGACACCTATATTCATTATGTTATATTAATGAAGATCATCTCAGGTTGCCAGACAGGCGTTGACAGAGCGGCCATCGATGTCGCAATAGAGATAGGCTTGGATTATGGGGGTTCTGTTCCCAGAGGAAGGCTGGCAGAAGACGGGGCGATAGACAAGAAATATGATAAACTTACGGAACTTGAGACAGACCGTTATGAATCCCGTACTGAAAAAAATGTGGTGGACACAGATGCAACATTGATATTTACTGTAGGCGCCCCTTTAGGGGGCACTGCATTGACAATAGAATGCGCTAAAAAGCATAGGAAACAATATCTCCTTATTGACCTTGAAAAAAAGCCCGATAATGAGATAATTGAATCGATTCAAACATGGTTATCCGATAATCAGCCTGAGATCCTGAATGTAGCAGGACCGAGGGAGTCATCAGCGCCCGGCATATATGAAAGGGTTTTTATTATCCTGTATAATATTTATGATCCCTTGACATAAAACAGATGAAAGAAGAAATTAACCTTATCCCCTCTGAATTGAAGGCAATTGAAGAACATAAGTGGTACCTCTCTGAACAGCAGGGGAAGGAGGTATCCTTTGAAGAAGCTTTAAGAGATTTTCTGGATAACTACGAAGCCGACTGGATGAGGGAAAAGCAATGTTTGGACTGCAAAGAACAGGCAGATCAGATATTACAATACAAATGGCTTCGTTCAGAACAGGAAGGCTATGATATCGGCAAAGATACAGCTTCCAAGGAATGGATAAGCAAGTATG
Above is a window of Pseudomonadota bacterium DNA encoding:
- a CDS encoding ankyrin repeat domain-containing protein, which produces MDNRLPDLLKACEKGDSATVRIMLGRGADINVADNNGSTPIFYASMYGFADTARVLIDHNADINAKNNLGNTPLMYACTSGHANVVKLLLSRNTDANLKDKFDDTCIIIASKRGYIEVVKLLAAYKADLNARDRHGNTSLMHACLSSHTGIAAFLIENNADLSAANDKNQTVLDIAVKMRLDKIADVIKKKT
- a CDS encoding DUF333 domain-containing protein, which produces MKKLVVIFTSITFLILAIVFPVGCAGMNKAAIANPASVNCVNKGGTLSIQKRGDGGEYGICIFKENRQCEEWAMFRGECPVGGVKVTGYVTPAARICVITGGMYTATGNNNMDNEQGNCTFKNGSMCNVWDYYDGKCIGTDKTSK
- a CDS encoding ABC transporter ATP-binding protein, with the protein product MNDIAIKTENLTKTFAGNVVVDNLNLEVRKGELFGLVGPDGAGKTTVMRLFAAIMEPTSGDAWVGSRSIITEGEQIKENIGYMSQRFGLYEDLTVMENILFYADLYDVPESKRPSRIEQLLGFSNLTPFTDRLAGKLSGGMKQKLGLACALIHTPEILFLDEPTNGVDPVSRRDFWKILYGLLKEHVTIFVSTAYLDEAERCTEIGLLYNGKLLVKDKPAEIKKAIKLPMLELWSDDAHAAREVVVRMKGVQGVSIYGDRLHITLVEKSMVFEIIEKLKVEGMEIKDYREILPSIEDVFISMVKQ
- a CDS encoding pyridoxamine 5'-phosphate oxidase family protein, with protein sequence MDLSEYFENVTGYGVLATADSEGKVNVAIYSRPHFIDEETIAYIMTERLTHENLRSNPHAAYIFIEAGEKFVGKRLYLSRIKEETDPEAIAKIRWRKSYTVPEDQQKEKRYLVYFRIDKVLPLIGEQEK
- a CDS encoding TolC family protein; translated protein: MKGQMKGQMKGQMKGNGTEMLIKKRINMVKCIAVIIIVLICTAHHAPSYAQETGQHYLSANTAGLSGDKSLTGEDCNKYTLSMLIRYAMKNNPRIRIAAKDIEAETYGIDSAKADRMPKIDAGGGITRYRYDTPLTPIVIVPPIGPGTDFPLFRSTLWDAGVSFKLPIFKGGRLFRGVNVAEMKKTVAEDNYRMSKQELVYNISSIYYKIAQLEKLLLANDASVKQLEVHKGNVEVYLKTGVAPRLDLLKTEVELAHAMENRLLVKNSLASAYELLKTLMGMDDMNVRISIVHEKTADVSRPALAESADMALSRRPDYKAAAKKRLISEERIKIAEGRRLPDIFVAGQYGGAAGSDTGFRENWYYGVKLTMPIMDGGSIKSEINREKVQLEKAKEEERSLKHAITREVRDAHLSIANVQERLEVTRKAIESARENLRIELLKYDTGTGMSQDVIDAQTTLLRAETDYYQAIFDGETAIAYLRKAIGEDRDDGEAGK
- a CDS encoding putative molybdenum carrier protein produces the protein MKIISGCQTGVDRAAIDVAIEIGLDYGGSVPRGRLAEDGAIDKKYDKLTELETDRYESRTEKNVVDTDATLIFTVGAPLGGTALTIECAKKHRKQYLLIDLEKKPDNEIIESIQTWLSDNQPEILNVAGPRESSAPGIYERVFIILYNIYDPLT
- a CDS encoding ABC transporter permease, whose amino-acid sequence is MKLLRIKAIAKKELIQIRRDPLSLAMAFLMPVILLFIFGYAITLDVDNLSTVVYDRDKSSLSREFIREFKESGYFSIVGYMDRHDEINRYLDSGKAKAAISIPEDFSKNIRTGRNAQIQIVVDGSNSNTATIALGYITGISDIYANRLTGSRITPLIDARTRVWYNPELKSRNFIIPGLIAVIMSIIAALLTSLTIAREWERGTMEQLISTPVKTPELILGKLIPYFLIGLIDMVMSILIVIYLFGVPLKGNIFLLITLSSIFLFGGLSMGILISVVTKSQIVACQASLIVSYLPALLLSGFMFSIFNMPRPLQIITYIFPARYFVAILKGIFLKGNTLSFLLPETLLLSVFGILVFVLALKKFKKRIE
- a CDS encoding ABC transporter permease, which encodes MFERIKRMVIKEFIQIFRDRRMKAVIFGTPIMQLIVFGYAVTTDVNSIRTALYDLDKSYESRELARRFSASKYFSMDYDISSNDAIQDLFDRGKITAAIQINRGFSSDLKKGKQAEIQVLVDGTDSNTALVAMGYANRIIMKYAGDLSVQKVRANTVKFEVRPRAWYNPDLTSRNYNVPGIIAIMVMLICLLLTAMAIVREREMGTMEQLMVTPLKPVELILGKTIPFAMIGFFDMFLVTTVGVFWFSIPIAGSLTLLFFCTAIYLLSVLGIGLFISTISRTQQQAMMATFLFFAPAVLLSGLMFPIENMPPAVQYGTYLNPLRYFLVIIRGIFLKGNGIDILWPQMLELFILGMFVMMLSSLRFKKRLG
- a CDS encoding efflux RND transporter periplasmic adaptor subunit; translation: MKKKRILIVLAVIVIGITFLVVYNLKEQKDNGAMILSGNVEVTETNVGFKAPGRVTERLVDEGDKVKAGDLLARLDSAEIASVVAQGRASLDEATTKLAELSAGSRSQEIEQAKAQMNAQEAELQKVKKDYERAEILYKNGAISASQFDVARSAYDARTALHRNALEVLSLVREGPRKEEINIAGHRVKQARAALTASEERLKDTMIYAPVNGVVLRKHVEAGETIASGTPVVTIGDLEQPWIKVYVKEDKLGRIKLGQKTRITVDTFKGKVYEGTVTFISSEAEFTPKNVQTQEERVKFVFGVKVRVKNVNDELKPGMPADVRIELKP
- a CDS encoding CerR family C-terminal domain-containing protein is translated as MENSKQISLSTRERILEASGEAFAENGFRNATVRDICKKANVNIAAVNYHFGDKESLYVSVLKYWREVAFQKYPLDLRIDEHKTPEEHLRFFIRSFLFRTLEEGQYSWFGKLVAREYMEPTKALDILIEETIQPTFVFLSSVAQKILQKPSSEETIRFCCLSIVSQCLFFVYAKHVIKKLFHQDNFRTEEIESIADHITVFSVEAIKSLGGHVEGEGK
- a CDS encoding ABC transporter ATP-binding protein: MNQDKSVEDIAVNVEGLTRKFGDFVAVDDVSLSIMKGEIYGFLGPNGAGKSTTIRMLCGLLAPTEGNGTLGGYDVVRQSEQIKQHIGYMSQRFSLYDDLTIAENIDFFSGIYGVPKEKKMARKEWVLDMAGLMDRRDAITKELPGGFKQRLALGCAILHEPTILFLDEPTSGVDPLSRRRFWELINEMSKAGTTVFVTTHYMDEAEYCHRLGLIYRGKLIAQGKPSELKGRYMTRDVLEIEVDRVVEAMEALEGHNVQAAIFGSTLHIIVENAGTALPQIEEILKTSGITVGSIKKIVPSLEDVFVTLIEVA
- the greA gene encoding transcription elongation factor GreA, whose amino-acid sequence is MKSPITREGYENLKKERELLLTVKRPKIILAIEEARAHGDISENAELDAAKEEYQFLQKKIAEVEVMITNSEVVDVKKAGGENVEFGCNITLMNLDTDEEVVYQLVGPYESDIQNGKISMSSPLGRALMGKSVGDEVNFSAPGGKRTYEIIKIM